In Bacteroidales bacterium, the following are encoded in one genomic region:
- a CDS encoding AMP-binding protein, which produces MSNDNPIESISRVFDLLPHLKKHHNKAVLFGYCRANGEVTLSTEAYIRMSDQMSTALLVLGIKPGDHLVSLTPNRPEMNIADMGILQIGAIHVPLVPGISGDRLQSILAETKCKLVFYSGKKLLPELLTLQKTLPALQHFISLDPTDETTTFQQLLRDGEKQSGNHDLESYKEAVKPSDPASVIYISGSTTEIKGVVLSHKNQVSNILSYSLLSHFPHIKTVVSLLPLAHSFERTINYCQQYFGISIWYIEKIPGMIKDFKALKPEALVMVPLLLSRLFATFEQHTLHSKGLPKSIIKKGLKTARNLEPGKRPPLKALLPFLLLKWFIFPKWRLEFGNRLQFILCGGAALSPHWLNLSFAAGIPVYEGYGITEAGPLISYNHQAHFSSYTVGKPMPNVQVKISPQGEVLVKSDGIMTGYLNRTQSPIDNEGWLHTGDLGIIDDQGFIRLTGIRKTIFKLTSGIYVNPEKIEARLIVNPVFRQVWIFGLNRDEMIAICSSSQKHMSKEPSGPVILHLRHELDPELAFLYKDIIEAMKQYNSENRNQDQIQRIIICNDVWSAEKGFLKNDGNLNRKVLFEHYSEIIEKAYKIH; this is translated from the coding sequence ATGAGCAACGATAACCCGATAGAATCTATCAGCAGGGTGTTTGACTTATTGCCGCACCTGAAGAAGCACCATAACAAGGCTGTTCTGTTTGGTTATTGCAGGGCCAATGGAGAGGTAACTCTTTCGACTGAAGCCTATATCAGAATGTCGGATCAGATGAGTACTGCTCTCCTGGTGCTTGGTATAAAGCCAGGGGATCACCTGGTTTCATTAACACCCAACCGACCGGAAATGAATATAGCTGATATGGGAATTCTCCAGATTGGCGCTATTCATGTTCCGCTGGTTCCGGGGATTAGTGGTGACAGGCTGCAATCCATCCTGGCTGAAACTAAATGCAAGTTGGTATTTTATTCAGGCAAGAAACTGTTGCCAGAACTTCTTACCCTCCAAAAAACCTTACCCGCCTTACAACATTTCATCTCACTTGATCCCACTGATGAAACTACCACATTTCAGCAGCTTCTGCGTGATGGTGAAAAACAATCAGGCAACCATGACCTTGAGAGCTACAAAGAAGCTGTGAAACCTTCTGATCCTGCATCTGTTATCTATATTTCCGGCTCAACAACAGAGATTAAAGGGGTAGTCCTCAGCCATAAAAACCAGGTTTCGAATATCCTTTCATATTCGTTGCTTTCCCATTTTCCCCATATCAAAACAGTAGTCAGCCTACTGCCCCTGGCCCATAGTTTTGAGCGAACCATCAATTATTGCCAGCAGTATTTTGGTATATCCATATGGTATATAGAGAAAATTCCGGGCATGATAAAGGATTTCAAGGCATTGAAACCGGAAGCATTGGTGATGGTTCCATTATTGCTTAGCAGACTGTTTGCCACTTTTGAACAACATACTCTTCACTCTAAAGGCTTACCTAAAAGCATCATCAAAAAAGGTTTAAAAACCGCCCGCAACCTTGAGCCTGGAAAACGCCCCCCGCTAAAAGCGTTGCTTCCTTTTCTGCTTTTGAAATGGTTCATCTTTCCAAAGTGGCGGCTGGAGTTTGGCAACCGGTTGCAATTCATTTTATGTGGAGGAGCCGCCCTTAGTCCTCATTGGTTAAATCTTTCCTTTGCTGCAGGAATACCAGTTTATGAAGGGTATGGGATTACAGAAGCAGGGCCTTTGATTTCATACAATCACCAGGCTCATTTCAGCAGTTATACTGTTGGTAAACCCATGCCTAATGTGCAGGTGAAGATCAGTCCTCAGGGAGAAGTACTTGTAAAAAGTGATGGCATAATGACAGGTTATCTGAACAGGACCCAGTCGCCCATCGACAATGAAGGATGGTTACATACTGGTGATTTAGGCATTATTGATGACCAGGGATTTATTCGGCTGACAGGGATCAGGAAAACAATCTTTAAACTCACTTCCGGAATTTATGTGAATCCTGAAAAAATAGAAGCGCGTTTAATTGTCAATCCGGTATTCAGGCAGGTATGGATATTTGGACTGAACCGGGATGAAATGATTGCTATTTGCTCTTCAAGCCAGAAACATATGTCAAAAGAACCATCCGGGCCTGTTATTTTGCATCTGCGACATGAACTGGACCCTGAGCTGGCCTTTTTGTACAAGGATATCATTGAAGCTATGAAACAG
- a CDS encoding tetratricopeptide repeat protein: MANKKPGSSPAIPSPETVLSDKRPIDLWFKIILFAFAFVLYGNTLKNGYSLDDLYVTYNNPVVKQGIKAIPKIFTSLYININAEEGGSMNFGYRPVAKAMFAVEHEIFGDNPGPSHLINIILYGINILLLFILLRRLLPKHNPWFPFIISLLWAAHPLHTEVVASLKNREEILSFIFGILSILFFLDYVRKGSAWYVPAGAFAFLLSLISKPGTLPFIVAIPLILYFFTDAKPRNIVWTTVSLLAIFYISLQIVKYSMPFVNRPVLFIENPLLFEDNFMLKISTGFSVMLFYLKMLVYPHPLVFYYGYNMIPIVSFSDPWVIFSAVLHIALFAFAIWKLKEKHILSFAILFYLVAISMYANIVKQPTGIVAERFLYIASLSFCIAVGWFVFKLFKQSTTAEMPMNTRWKVMGIIIILLIPATAKTIDRNKDWESEISLFSHDLKYLDQSAKAHYIYANALKSAMIERIKNSGESGGYEAEIQEIRALLEKTVAIYPGYFEAWNTLGELSSMMQKDYAKALEYFRQAAKAKPTYAPAWFNMGYSLQQLGQYTEAIPCYLKASQLDTTDIKSLSNLGACYSKVDKVDSAIYVNQQIIKIRPKMKLPYLNIISYHMQHKDTASAVPWLEQIDMIQPGDRRIASVLYKYYQLRDPEKSAYYKEILINSQPPSDPKADEQR, encoded by the coding sequence ATGGCTAATAAGAAACCAGGCAGTTCACCCGCTATTCCTTCTCCTGAAACTGTTCTAAGCGATAAACGGCCCATTGACCTTTGGTTCAAGATCATCTTGTTTGCTTTTGCATTTGTCCTATATGGAAACACCCTGAAAAACGGGTATTCTTTGGACGATCTGTATGTTACTTACAATAACCCTGTTGTAAAGCAAGGGATTAAAGCCATTCCAAAGATATTTACTTCGCTGTATATCAATATCAATGCTGAAGAAGGCGGAAGCATGAATTTTGGTTACCGTCCGGTTGCAAAAGCCATGTTTGCAGTTGAGCATGAGATATTTGGAGATAATCCGGGGCCAAGTCACCTGATTAATATAATTTTATATGGAATAAATATTTTACTCCTGTTCATCTTATTGCGTCGACTTCTTCCTAAGCATAATCCCTGGTTTCCATTTATTATCAGCTTATTATGGGCGGCTCATCCTCTGCATACTGAGGTTGTGGCCAGTCTTAAAAACAGGGAAGAAATACTGAGTTTCATCTTTGGCATACTATCTATTCTTTTCTTCCTGGATTATGTGCGTAAAGGCTCGGCCTGGTATGTTCCTGCCGGTGCCTTTGCATTCTTACTCAGCCTTATCTCCAAGCCTGGAACGCTGCCATTTATCGTTGCAATTCCTTTGATCCTCTATTTCTTCACTGACGCAAAGCCCAGAAATATTGTTTGGACAACGGTTTCCTTACTAGCCATATTTTACATATCCCTTCAGATTGTAAAATACTCGATGCCTTTTGTTAACAGGCCTGTATTATTTATTGAGAATCCTCTTCTATTTGAAGATAATTTCATGCTCAAGATTTCAACGGGTTTTTCCGTAATGCTTTTTTATCTGAAGATGCTGGTCTATCCGCATCCCCTTGTATTTTACTATGGTTACAACATGATTCCTATCGTGAGTTTTTCAGATCCATGGGTCATATTTTCAGCTGTCCTGCATATTGCATTATTTGCTTTCGCGATCTGGAAATTAAAAGAGAAGCATATTCTTTCTTTTGCGATACTGTTTTACCTGGTGGCAATTTCAATGTATGCAAATATCGTCAAGCAGCCCACGGGTATAGTTGCTGAGCGATTTCTGTATATCGCTTCCCTGAGTTTTTGTATTGCAGTCGGCTGGTTTGTGTTTAAGCTGTTCAAACAATCCACAACCGCTGAAATGCCAATGAATACCCGGTGGAAAGTGATGGGAATTATCATCATTCTCCTCATCCCGGCAACAGCAAAAACCATTGACAGGAATAAAGACTGGGAATCAGAAATAAGTCTCTTTTCCCATGATTTGAAATACCTGGATCAATCGGCAAAAGCTCATTATATCTACGCTAATGCCTTAAAGAGTGCAATGATTGAACGGATTAAAAATTCGGGGGAATCAGGGGGTTATGAAGCTGAGATCCAGGAAATCCGGGCCCTTCTTGAAAAAACAGTTGCTATCTACCCGGGATATTTCGAAGCCTGGAATACCCTGGGAGAGTTGAGCAGTATGATGCAAAAAGATTATGCTAAGGCCCTGGAATATTTCCGTCAGGCTGCTAAAGCAAAACCTACTTATGCCCCAGCATGGTTCAACATGGGATATTCTCTGCAACAGTTAGGACAATACACTGAAGCAATACCTTGCTATCTCAAAGCATCTCAGTTAGATACTACGGATATTAAATCACTCTCCAATCTCGGGGCTTGTTACAGTAAAGTTGACAAAGTGGATTCAGCCATTTATGTGAATCAGCAGATCATCAAGATTCGCCCGAAAATGAAATTACCTTACCTGAATATTATATCATATCATATGCAGCACAAGGATACTGCGAGTGCCGTACCCTGGCTTGAACAAATTGACATGATTCAACCCGGTGACAGGCGAATTGCATCTGTGCTGTATAAATACTACCAGTTGCGGGATCCTGAGAAATCAGCTTATTACAAGGAAATACTGATCAATAGCCAGCCACCATCAGATCCAAAGGCAGATGAGCAACGATAA
- a CDS encoding AMP-binding protein, with translation MAKIPTHKPSRSIASVGIPLDQVEVRIVDDSDQLLPESMVGHIQVGGPALTRGYYANSEATEKAFCGEWLRTGDIGFYFEKTLYISGRHKDIIFMNGRNYFAHDLENLACSIEGISYGKIIFGGITDPKTSKEKVLGFIAGTPEAKAIETLSSLRSLLRKKLGIHLDEMVLIRSNEIPKTSSGKIQRYKLIQRYLQGEFKERRVK, from the coding sequence TTGGCCAAAATACCAACCCATAAGCCTTCCAGAAGTATTGCTTCTGTTGGTATACCACTGGATCAGGTTGAAGTTCGGATAGTTGATGATTCTGATCAGTTACTTCCTGAAAGCATGGTTGGACATATTCAAGTTGGGGGGCCTGCATTGACCAGGGGTTATTATGCCAATTCTGAAGCTACAGAAAAAGCATTTTGTGGAGAATGGTTAAGAACAGGCGATATTGGGTTCTATTTTGAAAAAACGCTTTATATCAGTGGAAGACACAAGGATATAATATTTATGAATGGCAGGAATTATTTTGCCCATGATCTCGAAAACCTTGCATGTTCCATTGAAGGAATCAGTTACGGAAAAATAATATTTGGTGGCATCACCGACCCAAAAACATCCAAGGAGAAAGTCCTGGGATTCATAGCAGGAACGCCTGAAGCCAAGGCTATTGAGACTCTTTCCTCACTAAGGTCGCTTTTAAGAAAGAAGTTGGGGATCCACCTCGACGAAATGGTGCTCATTCGGTCTAATGAAATACCAAAGACCTCCAGTGGGAAAATTCAACGTTATAAGCTTATTCAGCGCTACCTTCAGGGAGAATTCAAAGAGAGACGGGTCAAATAA
- a CDS encoding AMP-binding protein — protein sequence MLRNAANNFPGRGISYVSDDGSMVFHSYSELLSKAELFAAGLKSIGIKPGETIILATEFNQETIISLWGSFLAGIIPTVLQPPISFADQSQAAIKLLNVFRLLNQPVIILSKAISDENNDLHRCIKYYSDIDLNGKFEPVQLSSDDTAFIQFSSGSTGEPKGIKLTHKNLMYNMNSITLGLQFSHDENTGNWMPLYHDMGLIGYHLTPIYYTHNQFHIETIDFIKNPSLWLDLISNKRIRVTGCPNFGQALVLRHLKRKNRIPDWDFSSLRALLNGAEPISVKIMDEFVESLKKFGFPEEAMMPVYGMAEATLAISFSPIMESTVVHNFDIEELDLNKVAKTVGQNTNP from the coding sequence ATGCTGCGTAATGCGGCAAATAATTTTCCTGGCAGAGGGATTTCCTATGTGTCAGATGATGGTTCTATGGTCTTTCATAGCTACTCTGAACTATTATCAAAGGCGGAATTATTTGCAGCCGGATTAAAGTCTATTGGAATAAAACCAGGTGAAACAATTATCCTGGCTACAGAATTTAACCAGGAAACCATCATTAGTTTATGGGGAAGTTTCCTGGCAGGTATCATTCCGACTGTCCTTCAGCCTCCCATTTCCTTTGCCGATCAAAGCCAGGCAGCCATCAAGCTTCTCAATGTATTTCGTCTATTAAACCAGCCTGTGATTATTCTGAGTAAGGCTATTTCAGATGAAAACAATGATCTTCACCGATGCATTAAATATTACAGCGACATAGACTTAAACGGGAAATTTGAGCCTGTTCAATTATCGTCTGATGATACAGCATTCATTCAATTTTCCTCAGGAAGTACAGGTGAACCCAAAGGGATCAAATTAACACATAAGAATCTTATGTATAATATGAATTCCATTACGCTGGGGCTTCAATTTTCACATGATGAGAATACAGGAAACTGGATGCCTCTTTATCATGATATGGGCCTAATAGGCTATCATCTTACCCCCATTTATTATACTCATAATCAATTTCATATTGAAACAATTGATTTTATCAAGAATCCATCCTTATGGCTTGATTTGATCAGTAATAAAAGAATCAGGGTTACAGGTTGCCCAAATTTTGGCCAGGCACTGGTCCTCAGGCATCTGAAAAGGAAGAACCGAATTCCGGATTGGGATTTCTCATCCCTGCGTGCATTGCTTAATGGGGCAGAACCCATCTCTGTGAAAATCATGGATGAATTTGTTGAATCCTTAAAAAAGTTTGGATTCCCTGAAGAGGCAATGATGCCGGTTTATGGAATGGCAGAAGCAACTTTAGCAATTTCCTTTTCTCCAATAATGGAGTCAACAGTGGTTCATAATTTTGATATTGAAGAACTTGACCTAAACAAAGTAGCTAAAACTGTTGGCCAAAATACCAACCCATAA
- the rsmA gene encoding 16S rRNA (adenine(1518)-N(6)/adenine(1519)-N(6))-dimethyltransferase RsmA: MYEVRAKKQLGQHFLKDENIASAIADSLSPTVQSLLEVGPGTGMLTKYLLKKGFQDFKVIELDRESVSYLESHYPELGSGLISGDFLRLDIKKLFPGTFALIGNFPYNISSQIFFKAIDERDRVSEIVGMLQQEVAQRIAAGPGSKTYGILSVLLQAWYKVEYLFTVPPTVFVPPPKVTSAVVRLIRNEVIDLGCNPKLFHTVVKTAFNQRRKTLHNALKPLADYQGPYSSKRAEQLSVYQFVELTLEIEALKPAQSL, encoded by the coding sequence ATGTATGAAGTTAGAGCGAAAAAACAACTGGGGCAACATTTCCTCAAGGATGAAAATATAGCTTCCGCTATTGCAGATAGTTTATCACCCACTGTGCAATCGCTGCTGGAGGTAGGTCCAGGGACAGGCATGCTCACTAAATATCTGCTTAAGAAAGGTTTCCAGGATTTTAAAGTGATTGAACTCGACAGGGAATCTGTTAGTTATCTCGAAAGCCATTACCCGGAATTAGGTTCAGGCTTGATATCCGGAGACTTTCTTCGATTGGATATTAAAAAATTGTTCCCTGGAACCTTTGCATTGATTGGAAATTTCCCATATAACATTTCAAGCCAGATATTTTTTAAAGCCATAGATGAAAGAGATCGGGTTTCAGAGATTGTAGGGATGTTGCAACAGGAAGTGGCTCAAAGGATAGCCGCCGGACCAGGTAGCAAAACTTATGGTATATTGAGTGTCCTTTTACAGGCCTGGTATAAGGTAGAATATCTGTTTACCGTCCCTCCCACCGTATTTGTCCCGCCACCAAAAGTAACTTCAGCCGTGGTGAGGCTGATACGTAATGAAGTTATAGATTTGGGATGCAATCCAAAGTTGTTTCATACGGTTGTAAAAACTGCCTTCAATCAAAGGCGGAAGACTCTTCACAATGCATTGAAGCCCCTTGCTGATTACCAGGGACCCTATAGTTCCAAAAGAGCTGAACAGTTAAGTGTATATCAATTTGTTGAGCTGACGCTGGAAATAGAGGCACTGAAACCAGCACAATCCCTTTAG
- a CDS encoding tetratricopeptide repeat protein: MKPAIHILSFFTILILWLGPGRAMAQQTEEQLGVQYYQNKEYDKAMMVFEGLFEKNPSQFNYIYYINCIIELKDFEKAEKIIRKQARTFPNDPRFQIDMGYVYIMEGETQKGRKVYEESLKDLTADRSQVYNLANAFMNRRETDYAVRAYKRGRELFKDPSLFAIELSYLYESLGNSELLLDEYLNLLTSQPTQLSMVQNRLQSWLSYDTDNEKNDTFRKVLLTRTQQFPDEIIYAELLLWYSIQQKDFSLAFIQARALDRRYAESGQRIFDLAAMAVSNNDYAVAIEAYNYIIKKNADPLLVIESRVQLLNTEFIQYTDKYVIEKEKIALLGIRYEELLNELGKGPRTLPLIRNLAHLQAFYLDNAVGAIQLLEEAIAIPNSLAKEQAQCKLELADIYLFSGEQWEATLLYSQVEKAFKNEPLGHEAKLRNARLSFYIGEFDWARTQLDILKAATSKLIANDAMELSLMISDNIGEDSITIPLSMYAEADLFVFRNQYSEALAVLDSLSVLFPGHAILDDVIFKKAEIMEKKGQFMDAANLYASLIKDYPFDLLGDDATFHLADLYESHLNEPAKAQQLFQDLMINYPGSLYVVEARKRFRSLRNDPVN; encoded by the coding sequence TTGAAACCTGCCATTCACATACTTTCATTCTTTACGATCCTGATTCTTTGGCTGGGTCCTGGCAGGGCTATGGCTCAACAGACTGAGGAACAACTGGGCGTTCAGTATTATCAGAATAAGGAATATGATAAGGCAATGATGGTATTTGAAGGACTTTTTGAAAAAAATCCTTCACAGTTCAACTATATCTATTACATCAACTGTATCATTGAACTGAAGGATTTTGAGAAAGCTGAAAAGATCATCCGTAAACAAGCCCGTACATTTCCAAACGATCCAAGGTTCCAGATCGATATGGGATATGTTTACATTATGGAAGGTGAAACCCAAAAAGGAAGAAAAGTGTATGAAGAAAGCCTGAAGGATCTTACGGCAGACAGATCGCAGGTTTATAATCTTGCCAATGCCTTCATGAACCGCAGGGAAACAGATTATGCAGTGAGGGCTTATAAGCGAGGCAGGGAATTATTCAAGGACCCAAGCCTGTTTGCTATTGAACTTTCCTATTTGTATGAAAGTCTTGGGAACTCTGAATTGTTGCTCGACGAATACCTGAACCTGTTGACATCTCAGCCCACTCAACTTTCAATGGTTCAAAACCGACTGCAATCCTGGTTAAGTTACGATACCGATAATGAGAAAAATGATACTTTCAGAAAGGTATTGTTAACCAGGACACAACAATTCCCTGATGAAATCATATATGCCGAGTTGTTGTTATGGTATTCCATTCAGCAAAAAGATTTTTCACTTGCCTTCATACAGGCACGAGCGCTTGACAGGCGATATGCTGAAAGTGGGCAAAGGATATTTGACCTGGCGGCAATGGCAGTTAGCAACAATGATTATGCAGTTGCCATTGAAGCATACAATTATATTATCAAAAAAAATGCAGATCCCTTGCTTGTTATTGAAAGCCGGGTTCAATTGCTAAATACAGAATTTATCCAATACACGGATAAATATGTGATTGAAAAAGAGAAAATTGCGCTTCTGGGGATTCGATACGAAGAACTTCTTAATGAACTGGGGAAAGGACCAAGGACACTTCCTTTAATCAGGAACTTAGCACATCTTCAGGCTTTTTATCTTGATAATGCAGTTGGAGCTATCCAATTGCTGGAAGAAGCAATCGCCATCCCTAATTCCCTTGCAAAAGAGCAAGCCCAGTGTAAACTTGAACTGGCAGATATCTACTTATTTTCAGGTGAGCAATGGGAAGCAACGCTTCTTTATTCACAGGTTGAAAAAGCATTCAAAAATGAGCCGCTTGGGCATGAAGCCAAGTTGAGAAATGCCCGGTTATCCTTCTATATAGGTGAGTTTGATTGGGCCAGGACACAATTGGATATTTTGAAAGCAGCCACTTCGAAATTGATTGCCAATGATGCAATGGAGTTATCCCTGATGATAAGCGATAATATCGGGGAGGATAGCATTACCATTCCTTTATCCATGTATGCGGAAGCCGATTTATTTGTTTTCAGGAACCAATATTCTGAAGCTCTTGCTGTTTTGGACAGTCTCTCAGTATTATTTCCCGGTCATGCCATTCTGGATGATGTGATCTTTAAGAAAGCTGAAATCATGGAAAAGAAAGGTCAGTTTATGGATGCAGCAAATTTATATGCATCACTGATCAAGGACTATCCATTTGATCTTTTGGGAGATGATGCCACTTTTCACCTTGCAGATCTCTATGAATCCCATTTAAATGAGCCCGCAAAAGCGCAACAACTATTTCAGGATCTGATGATTAATTACCCCGGAAGCCTCTATGTTGTCGAAGCAAGGAAGAGGTTTAGAAGTCTAAGAAATGACCCTGTTAATTAA